Proteins from a genomic interval of Vanacampus margaritifer isolate UIUO_Vmar chromosome 4, RoL_Vmar_1.0, whole genome shotgun sequence:
- the ppfibp2a gene encoding liprin-beta-2 isoform X3: MEEKQSHGGAERQHKAEGLVRELKIVKDKVQHLEDEKLEYEKRLKASKVEISNLQQLLLSKNAEIQSLNTQLLARPPLVTESSEKDQELQRLRGDIKSLEASNDEKDRRIEELTLLFNQCKQFRDLTHNTRQAPPAGRSLSNGRTHSSSSEEEEQGLRKNADSASAKSEDLKSDVSINSVSSNQTSILSQKDSDCRPETQTSSSSMTDLTPGQTQKRETRSPMLPVRSSPTDSSAELQSERSPDDSEDGDSSQTKLEKGNNCTETNSPQGQRNVGSPEYMKTNRSLKRLWGKLRRTNSGGGNAGDQDIVPFRRGGFRATAGPRLTRTPESPDSVRDMNLPFSQWTKEQVCGWLEDYGLGHYVNLTRQWVECGQTLLSATPQDLEKEMGMKHPLHRKKLQLALKAFTSKMTEKSSELDHIWVTRWLDDIGLPQYKDQFHEARVDGRMIQYLTVNDLLSLKVTSQLHHLSIKCAIHVLHANKFNPHCLRRRPGEDKQPSPSEVVQWSNHRVMEWLRAVDLAEYAPNLRGSGVHGGLIILEPRFSAETLALLLNIPPQKTLLRRHLATAFAALVGTQATQEKREYGNATGHVPLTTTSKVKPKKLGFTQFSHLRKRKPDESEDYICPIEGGLLTVNGISRTPSAALRGISPNLDRQPKKYEHGEGKSWRTNTNDC, from the exons GGTTTGGTACGAGAGCTCAAGATCGTAAAAGACAAAGTGCAACACTTGGAAGATGAGAAGTTGGAGTACGAGAAAAGACTCAAAGCAAGCAAG GTGGAGATCAGCAATCTTCAGCAGCTTCTCCTGAGTAAAAATGCTGAGATTCAGAGCTTGAACACTCAACTTCTGGCCAGACCTCCACTTGTGACTGAGAGCTCTGAGAAAG ACCAGGAGCTGCAAAGACTTCGAGGTGACATTAAATCCTTGGAGGCTAGCAATGATGAAAAA GACCGGCGCATTGAGGAGCTCACGCTGCTCTTTAACCAGTGCAAGCAATTCAGAGATCTGACACACAACACAAGGCAAG cgccacctgctggccgttcaCTGTCCAACGGTAGGACACATTCCAGTAGcagtgaggaagaggagcaaGGTCTGAGAAAGAATGCTGATTCTGCCAGCGCAAAGTCTGAAGATCTGAAATCTGAT GTTTCCATAAACAGTGTCTCCTCTAATCAAACATCCATTTTGTCTCAGAAGGACAGTGATTGCAG GCCAGAGACACAAACATCATCCAGCAGCATGACTGACTTAACACCTGGCCAGACACAAAAG AGGGAGACCAGGAGTCCGATGCTGCCTGTCCGTTCGTCTCCCACAGACAGCAGCGCTGAGCTCCAAAGTGAACGCTCTCCAGATGACAGTGAAGACGGAGACTCCAGCCAAA CCAAGTTGGAGAAAGGGAACAACTGCACTGAGACAAACAGCCCACAAGGACAAAGAAATGTGGGCTCACCTGAATACATGAAGACAAATCGGAGCCTCAAGAGACTTTGGGGAAA ACTTCGAAGAACAAATTCCGGAGGAGGCAATGCAGGCGATCAAGATATTGTTCCTTTTAGAAGAGGGGGTTTCCGTGCTACCGCAGGACCCAGACTCACCCGTACCCCGGAATCTCCTGACTCTGTTCG TGACATGAATCTCCCATTCAGCCAGTGGACCAAGGAGCAGGTGTGTGGCTGGTTGGAGGACTACGGTCTGGGCCACTATGTCAACCTCACAAGGCAGTGGGTAGAATGCGGACAGACTCTACTTTCTGCCACGCCTCAGGATCTTGAAAAG GAGATGGGTATGAAGCACCCTCTGCACAGGAAAAAGCTGCAGTTGGCATTGAAGGCGTTCACTAGCAAAATGACAGAGAAGTCATCGGAGCTGGACCACATCTGGGTCACGC GATGGTTGGATGATATCGGTTTGCCTCAGTATAAAGACCAGTTCCATGAGGCCCGCGTGGACGGCCGCATGATACAATACCTCACAGTG AATGACCTCTTGAGTCTAAAAGTCACCAGCCAACTTCATCATCTCAGCATTAAATGTGCCATCCACGTCCTCCATGCCAACAAGTTCAACCCCCACTGCCTCAGACGCAGACCTGGGGAAGAC AAACAGCCTTCCCCATCGGAGGTAGTGCAGTGGTCGAACCACCGTGTGATGGAGTGGCTTCGTGCAGTTGATCTTGCAGAGTATGCACCTAATCTACGGGGCAGCGGTGTCCATGGTGGACTAATT ATCCTGGAGCCACGCTTTAGCGCAGAGACTTTGGCCCTGCTTCTAAATATCCCCCCACAGAAAACATTACTCCGTCGCCACCTGGCCACAGCTTTCGCTGCCTTGGTGGGGACTCAGGCCACGCAGGAAAAGAGGGAGTACGGCAATGCTACCGGCCATGTGCCACTCACGACCACATCTAAAGTCAAG CCCAAGAAACTGGGCTTTACCCAGTTCAGTCACCTTAGGAAGAGGAAACCCGACGAATCTGAGGACTACATCTGCCCCATAGAGGGCGGCCTGCTGACTGTGAACGGGATTTCAAGGACGCCCTCCGCAGCACTCAGGGGTATCAGCCCCAACTTGGACAGACAGCCTAAAAAGTACGAGCACGGCGAGGGCAAGTCATGGCGGACTAACACGAACGACTGCTAA
- the ppfibp2a gene encoding liprin-beta-2 isoform X4: MVKRTSVWPSGQKQQEDRRIEELTLLFNQCKQFRDLTHNTRQAPPAGRSLSNGRTHSSSSEEEEQGLRKNADSASAKSEDLKSDVSINSVSSNQTSILSQKDSDCRPETQTSSSSMTDLTPGQTQKRETRSPMLPVRSSPTDSSAELQSERSPDDSEDGDSSQTKLEKGNNCTETNSPQGQRNVGSPEYMKTNRSLKRLWGKLRRTNSGGGNAGDQDIVPFRRGGFRATAGPRLTRTPESPDSVRDMNLPFSQWTKEQVCGWLEDYGLGHYVNLTRQWVECGQTLLSATPQDLEKEMGMKHPLHRKKLQLALKAFTSKMTEKSSELDHIWVTRWLDDIGLPQYKDQFHEARVDGRMIQYLTVNDLLSLKVTSQLHHLSIKCAIHVLHANKFNPHCLRRRPGEDKQPSPSEVVQWSNHRVMEWLRAVDLAEYAPNLRGSGVHGGLIILEPRFSAETLALLLNIPPQKTLLRRHLATAFAALVGTQATQEKREYGNATGHVPLTTTSKVKPKKLGFTQFSHLRKRKPDESEDYICPIEGGLLTVNGISRTPSAALRGISPNLDRQPKKYEHGEGKSWRTNTNDC; this comes from the exons ATGGTGAAAAGAACATCGGTGTGGCCAAGTGGTCAGAAGCAGCAGGAA GACCGGCGCATTGAGGAGCTCACGCTGCTCTTTAACCAGTGCAAGCAATTCAGAGATCTGACACACAACACAAGGCAAG cgccacctgctggccgttcaCTGTCCAACGGTAGGACACATTCCAGTAGcagtgaggaagaggagcaaGGTCTGAGAAAGAATGCTGATTCTGCCAGCGCAAAGTCTGAAGATCTGAAATCTGAT GTTTCCATAAACAGTGTCTCCTCTAATCAAACATCCATTTTGTCTCAGAAGGACAGTGATTGCAG GCCAGAGACACAAACATCATCCAGCAGCATGACTGACTTAACACCTGGCCAGACACAAAAG AGGGAGACCAGGAGTCCGATGCTGCCTGTCCGTTCGTCTCCCACAGACAGCAGCGCTGAGCTCCAAAGTGAACGCTCTCCAGATGACAGTGAAGACGGAGACTCCAGCCAAA CCAAGTTGGAGAAAGGGAACAACTGCACTGAGACAAACAGCCCACAAGGACAAAGAAATGTGGGCTCACCTGAATACATGAAGACAAATCGGAGCCTCAAGAGACTTTGGGGAAA ACTTCGAAGAACAAATTCCGGAGGAGGCAATGCAGGCGATCAAGATATTGTTCCTTTTAGAAGAGGGGGTTTCCGTGCTACCGCAGGACCCAGACTCACCCGTACCCCGGAATCTCCTGACTCTGTTCG TGACATGAATCTCCCATTCAGCCAGTGGACCAAGGAGCAGGTGTGTGGCTGGTTGGAGGACTACGGTCTGGGCCACTATGTCAACCTCACAAGGCAGTGGGTAGAATGCGGACAGACTCTACTTTCTGCCACGCCTCAGGATCTTGAAAAG GAGATGGGTATGAAGCACCCTCTGCACAGGAAAAAGCTGCAGTTGGCATTGAAGGCGTTCACTAGCAAAATGACAGAGAAGTCATCGGAGCTGGACCACATCTGGGTCACGC GATGGTTGGATGATATCGGTTTGCCTCAGTATAAAGACCAGTTCCATGAGGCCCGCGTGGACGGCCGCATGATACAATACCTCACAGTG AATGACCTCTTGAGTCTAAAAGTCACCAGCCAACTTCATCATCTCAGCATTAAATGTGCCATCCACGTCCTCCATGCCAACAAGTTCAACCCCCACTGCCTCAGACGCAGACCTGGGGAAGAC AAACAGCCTTCCCCATCGGAGGTAGTGCAGTGGTCGAACCACCGTGTGATGGAGTGGCTTCGTGCAGTTGATCTTGCAGAGTATGCACCTAATCTACGGGGCAGCGGTGTCCATGGTGGACTAATT ATCCTGGAGCCACGCTTTAGCGCAGAGACTTTGGCCCTGCTTCTAAATATCCCCCCACAGAAAACATTACTCCGTCGCCACCTGGCCACAGCTTTCGCTGCCTTGGTGGGGACTCAGGCCACGCAGGAAAAGAGGGAGTACGGCAATGCTACCGGCCATGTGCCACTCACGACCACATCTAAAGTCAAG CCCAAGAAACTGGGCTTTACCCAGTTCAGTCACCTTAGGAAGAGGAAACCCGACGAATCTGAGGACTACATCTGCCCCATAGAGGGCGGCCTGCTGACTGTGAACGGGATTTCAAGGACGCCCTCCGCAGCACTCAGGGGTATCAGCCCCAACTTGGACAGACAGCCTAAAAAGTACGAGCACGGCGAGGGCAAGTCATGGCGGACTAACACGAACGACTGCTAA
- the ppfibp2a gene encoding liprin-beta-2 isoform X2, whose product MLQQELLHRTTLEKQKRSLKGEVSYLKLKLTDMEEKQSHGGAERQHKAEVEISNLQQLLLSKNAEIQSLNTQLLARPPLVTESSEKDQELQRLRGDIKSLEASNDEKDRRIEELTLLFNQCKQFRDLTHNTRQAPPAGRSLSNGRTHSSSSEEEEQGLRKNADSASAKSEDLKSDVSINSVSSNQTSILSQKDSDCRPETQTSSSSMTDLTPGQTQKRETRSPMLPVRSSPTDSSAELQSERSPDDSEDGDSSQTKLEKGNNCTETNSPQGQRNVGSPEYMKTNRSLKRLWGKLRRTNSGGGNAGDQDIVPFRRGGFRATAGPRLTRTPESPDSVRDMNLPFSQWTKEQVCGWLEDYGLGHYVNLTRQWVECGQTLLSATPQDLEKEMGMKHPLHRKKLQLALKAFTSKMTEKSSELDHIWVTRWLDDIGLPQYKDQFHEARVDGRMIQYLTVNDLLSLKVTSQLHHLSIKCAIHVLHANKFNPHCLRRRPGEDKQPSPSEVVQWSNHRVMEWLRAVDLAEYAPNLRGSGVHGGLIILEPRFSAETLALLLNIPPQKTLLRRHLATAFAALVGTQATQEKREYGNATGHVPLTTTSKVKPKKLGFTQFSHLRKRKPDESEDYICPIEGGLLTVNGISRTPSAALRGISPNLDRQPKKYEHGEGKSWRTNTNDC is encoded by the exons GTGGAGATCAGCAATCTTCAGCAGCTTCTCCTGAGTAAAAATGCTGAGATTCAGAGCTTGAACACTCAACTTCTGGCCAGACCTCCACTTGTGACTGAGAGCTCTGAGAAAG ACCAGGAGCTGCAAAGACTTCGAGGTGACATTAAATCCTTGGAGGCTAGCAATGATGAAAAA GACCGGCGCATTGAGGAGCTCACGCTGCTCTTTAACCAGTGCAAGCAATTCAGAGATCTGACACACAACACAAGGCAAG cgccacctgctggccgttcaCTGTCCAACGGTAGGACACATTCCAGTAGcagtgaggaagaggagcaaGGTCTGAGAAAGAATGCTGATTCTGCCAGCGCAAAGTCTGAAGATCTGAAATCTGAT GTTTCCATAAACAGTGTCTCCTCTAATCAAACATCCATTTTGTCTCAGAAGGACAGTGATTGCAG GCCAGAGACACAAACATCATCCAGCAGCATGACTGACTTAACACCTGGCCAGACACAAAAG AGGGAGACCAGGAGTCCGATGCTGCCTGTCCGTTCGTCTCCCACAGACAGCAGCGCTGAGCTCCAAAGTGAACGCTCTCCAGATGACAGTGAAGACGGAGACTCCAGCCAAA CCAAGTTGGAGAAAGGGAACAACTGCACTGAGACAAACAGCCCACAAGGACAAAGAAATGTGGGCTCACCTGAATACATGAAGACAAATCGGAGCCTCAAGAGACTTTGGGGAAA ACTTCGAAGAACAAATTCCGGAGGAGGCAATGCAGGCGATCAAGATATTGTTCCTTTTAGAAGAGGGGGTTTCCGTGCTACCGCAGGACCCAGACTCACCCGTACCCCGGAATCTCCTGACTCTGTTCG TGACATGAATCTCCCATTCAGCCAGTGGACCAAGGAGCAGGTGTGTGGCTGGTTGGAGGACTACGGTCTGGGCCACTATGTCAACCTCACAAGGCAGTGGGTAGAATGCGGACAGACTCTACTTTCTGCCACGCCTCAGGATCTTGAAAAG GAGATGGGTATGAAGCACCCTCTGCACAGGAAAAAGCTGCAGTTGGCATTGAAGGCGTTCACTAGCAAAATGACAGAGAAGTCATCGGAGCTGGACCACATCTGGGTCACGC GATGGTTGGATGATATCGGTTTGCCTCAGTATAAAGACCAGTTCCATGAGGCCCGCGTGGACGGCCGCATGATACAATACCTCACAGTG AATGACCTCTTGAGTCTAAAAGTCACCAGCCAACTTCATCATCTCAGCATTAAATGTGCCATCCACGTCCTCCATGCCAACAAGTTCAACCCCCACTGCCTCAGACGCAGACCTGGGGAAGAC AAACAGCCTTCCCCATCGGAGGTAGTGCAGTGGTCGAACCACCGTGTGATGGAGTGGCTTCGTGCAGTTGATCTTGCAGAGTATGCACCTAATCTACGGGGCAGCGGTGTCCATGGTGGACTAATT ATCCTGGAGCCACGCTTTAGCGCAGAGACTTTGGCCCTGCTTCTAAATATCCCCCCACAGAAAACATTACTCCGTCGCCACCTGGCCACAGCTTTCGCTGCCTTGGTGGGGACTCAGGCCACGCAGGAAAAGAGGGAGTACGGCAATGCTACCGGCCATGTGCCACTCACGACCACATCTAAAGTCAAG CCCAAGAAACTGGGCTTTACCCAGTTCAGTCACCTTAGGAAGAGGAAACCCGACGAATCTGAGGACTACATCTGCCCCATAGAGGGCGGCCTGCTGACTGTGAACGGGATTTCAAGGACGCCCTCCGCAGCACTCAGGGGTATCAGCCCCAACTTGGACAGACAGCCTAAAAAGTACGAGCACGGCGAGGGCAAGTCATGGCGGACTAACACGAACGACTGCTAA
- the ppfibp2a gene encoding liprin-beta-2 isoform X1: protein MLQQELLHRTTLEKQKRSLKGEVSYLKLKLTDMEEKQSHGGAERQHKAEGLVRELKIVKDKVQHLEDEKLEYEKRLKASKVEISNLQQLLLSKNAEIQSLNTQLLARPPLVTESSEKDQELQRLRGDIKSLEASNDEKDRRIEELTLLFNQCKQFRDLTHNTRQAPPAGRSLSNGRTHSSSSEEEEQGLRKNADSASAKSEDLKSDVSINSVSSNQTSILSQKDSDCRPETQTSSSSMTDLTPGQTQKRETRSPMLPVRSSPTDSSAELQSERSPDDSEDGDSSQTKLEKGNNCTETNSPQGQRNVGSPEYMKTNRSLKRLWGKLRRTNSGGGNAGDQDIVPFRRGGFRATAGPRLTRTPESPDSVRDMNLPFSQWTKEQVCGWLEDYGLGHYVNLTRQWVECGQTLLSATPQDLEKEMGMKHPLHRKKLQLALKAFTSKMTEKSSELDHIWVTRWLDDIGLPQYKDQFHEARVDGRMIQYLTVNDLLSLKVTSQLHHLSIKCAIHVLHANKFNPHCLRRRPGEDKQPSPSEVVQWSNHRVMEWLRAVDLAEYAPNLRGSGVHGGLIILEPRFSAETLALLLNIPPQKTLLRRHLATAFAALVGTQATQEKREYGNATGHVPLTTTSKVKPKKLGFTQFSHLRKRKPDESEDYICPIEGGLLTVNGISRTPSAALRGISPNLDRQPKKYEHGEGKSWRTNTNDC from the exons GGTTTGGTACGAGAGCTCAAGATCGTAAAAGACAAAGTGCAACACTTGGAAGATGAGAAGTTGGAGTACGAGAAAAGACTCAAAGCAAGCAAG GTGGAGATCAGCAATCTTCAGCAGCTTCTCCTGAGTAAAAATGCTGAGATTCAGAGCTTGAACACTCAACTTCTGGCCAGACCTCCACTTGTGACTGAGAGCTCTGAGAAAG ACCAGGAGCTGCAAAGACTTCGAGGTGACATTAAATCCTTGGAGGCTAGCAATGATGAAAAA GACCGGCGCATTGAGGAGCTCACGCTGCTCTTTAACCAGTGCAAGCAATTCAGAGATCTGACACACAACACAAGGCAAG cgccacctgctggccgttcaCTGTCCAACGGTAGGACACATTCCAGTAGcagtgaggaagaggagcaaGGTCTGAGAAAGAATGCTGATTCTGCCAGCGCAAAGTCTGAAGATCTGAAATCTGAT GTTTCCATAAACAGTGTCTCCTCTAATCAAACATCCATTTTGTCTCAGAAGGACAGTGATTGCAG GCCAGAGACACAAACATCATCCAGCAGCATGACTGACTTAACACCTGGCCAGACACAAAAG AGGGAGACCAGGAGTCCGATGCTGCCTGTCCGTTCGTCTCCCACAGACAGCAGCGCTGAGCTCCAAAGTGAACGCTCTCCAGATGACAGTGAAGACGGAGACTCCAGCCAAA CCAAGTTGGAGAAAGGGAACAACTGCACTGAGACAAACAGCCCACAAGGACAAAGAAATGTGGGCTCACCTGAATACATGAAGACAAATCGGAGCCTCAAGAGACTTTGGGGAAA ACTTCGAAGAACAAATTCCGGAGGAGGCAATGCAGGCGATCAAGATATTGTTCCTTTTAGAAGAGGGGGTTTCCGTGCTACCGCAGGACCCAGACTCACCCGTACCCCGGAATCTCCTGACTCTGTTCG TGACATGAATCTCCCATTCAGCCAGTGGACCAAGGAGCAGGTGTGTGGCTGGTTGGAGGACTACGGTCTGGGCCACTATGTCAACCTCACAAGGCAGTGGGTAGAATGCGGACAGACTCTACTTTCTGCCACGCCTCAGGATCTTGAAAAG GAGATGGGTATGAAGCACCCTCTGCACAGGAAAAAGCTGCAGTTGGCATTGAAGGCGTTCACTAGCAAAATGACAGAGAAGTCATCGGAGCTGGACCACATCTGGGTCACGC GATGGTTGGATGATATCGGTTTGCCTCAGTATAAAGACCAGTTCCATGAGGCCCGCGTGGACGGCCGCATGATACAATACCTCACAGTG AATGACCTCTTGAGTCTAAAAGTCACCAGCCAACTTCATCATCTCAGCATTAAATGTGCCATCCACGTCCTCCATGCCAACAAGTTCAACCCCCACTGCCTCAGACGCAGACCTGGGGAAGAC AAACAGCCTTCCCCATCGGAGGTAGTGCAGTGGTCGAACCACCGTGTGATGGAGTGGCTTCGTGCAGTTGATCTTGCAGAGTATGCACCTAATCTACGGGGCAGCGGTGTCCATGGTGGACTAATT ATCCTGGAGCCACGCTTTAGCGCAGAGACTTTGGCCCTGCTTCTAAATATCCCCCCACAGAAAACATTACTCCGTCGCCACCTGGCCACAGCTTTCGCTGCCTTGGTGGGGACTCAGGCCACGCAGGAAAAGAGGGAGTACGGCAATGCTACCGGCCATGTGCCACTCACGACCACATCTAAAGTCAAG CCCAAGAAACTGGGCTTTACCCAGTTCAGTCACCTTAGGAAGAGGAAACCCGACGAATCTGAGGACTACATCTGCCCCATAGAGGGCGGCCTGCTGACTGTGAACGGGATTTCAAGGACGCCCTCCGCAGCACTCAGGGGTATCAGCCCCAACTTGGACAGACAGCCTAAAAAGTACGAGCACGGCGAGGGCAAGTCATGGCGGACTAACACGAACGACTGCTAA